A single window of Anaerocolumna chitinilytica DNA harbors:
- a CDS encoding ATP-binding protein has product MSKTKISIIISDILKIILTLLVSAILSVVVTRQTGEYSNVYIFYILSIIVISKITESYFSGFVASFLGIAVVYYYIFFSSLLSLPYKHGYHVTLNGMFFICIIISAITASLKKHIKETEEREEKTVKLNEIGRKLLSLNGIQDIEKLALEYVSSLTGCSCIFYIRSPQSGEQGMIYSLAPKHETIMCSSHERFVAHWVFENKKAAGFHTDFGNESSCTYLPLISHERILGVIGIFQLGQKPLDKNTLDYLKLIISQAAIALERQYLADSAQNMLVETEKEKMRGNLLRAISHDLRTPLTGMIGASETIMNNKEQLSAKEQDKLIKYIYEDSNWLLHMVENLLSVTRIKDGESCVNKSPEPLEEVVTAAIGRLRKRYPKANLQVRIPEEFLMVPMDATLIMQVLFNLLENGVKYAGKSAMISLIVTKRENEVVFKVSDNGKGLTFHDNDTVFEGISPTTAHNSDSVKGIGIGLSICKTIIMAHGGTINAQNQLSGGALFTFTLPLEGGNTFEQKD; this is encoded by the coding sequence ATGTCCAAGACAAAGATATCAATTATTATCTCCGACATTTTAAAAATCATTCTCACACTGCTTGTTTCTGCTATCCTTTCTGTTGTCGTGACTCGTCAAACAGGAGAGTATAGTAATGTTTATATTTTTTATATCCTTTCTATTATTGTTATTTCTAAAATTACAGAAAGTTATTTCAGCGGCTTTGTTGCTTCTTTTTTAGGAATAGCTGTTGTTTATTACTATATTTTTTTTTCCTCGCTCCTTTCTTTGCCCTACAAGCATGGTTATCACGTGACTCTGAACGGCATGTTCTTCATATGTATCATAATAAGTGCGATAACTGCAAGTTTGAAGAAACATATAAAAGAAACAGAGGAACGGGAAGAAAAAACTGTCAAATTAAATGAAATCGGCAGGAAACTCCTTTCTTTAAATGGAATACAAGACATTGAAAAACTTGCTCTGGAATATGTCTCTTCCCTTACCGGCTGCTCCTGTATCTTCTATATCAGGTCTCCTCAGTCCGGAGAACAGGGCATGATATATAGCCTGGCACCCAAACATGAAACCATTATGTGTTCAAGTCATGAACGTTTCGTTGCCCATTGGGTCTTTGAAAATAAAAAAGCTGCCGGTTTTCATACAGACTTTGGAAATGAGTCCAGCTGTACTTACCTTCCCTTGATATCTCATGAAAGAATACTTGGTGTAATCGGAATATTTCAGCTTGGTCAAAAGCCCTTGGATAAAAACACCTTAGATTATTTAAAGTTAATTATCTCCCAGGCTGCCATCGCATTAGAACGCCAGTATCTGGCTGATTCGGCACAGAATATGCTGGTAGAAACTGAGAAGGAGAAAATGCGCGGAAATCTTCTGAGGGCAATCTCCCATGATCTTCGTACACCTCTTACCGGCATGATTGGCGCCAGTGAGACAATCATGAATAATAAAGAACAGCTAAGTGCAAAAGAACAGGATAAACTTATTAAATACATCTACGAAGATTCCAACTGGCTCTTGCACATGGTAGAGAATCTATTATCCGTAACCCGAATCAAAGATGGAGAATCCTGTGTAAACAAATCACCTGAGCCATTAGAAGAGGTTGTGACCGCTGCCATCGGGCGATTAAGGAAACGCTATCCCAAAGCAAATCTGCAGGTACGTATACCGGAAGAGTTTCTTATGGTACCCATGGATGCCACTTTAATCATGCAAGTTTTATTTAATCTGTTAGAAAATGGAGTTAAATATGCCGGGAAAAGTGCCATGATATCCTTGATTGTAACAAAGAGAGAGAATGAAGTGGTCTTCAAGGTATCAGATAATGGAAAAGGCCTTACTTTCCATGATAATGATACCGTATTTGAAGGCATATCCCCGACTACAGCCCATAATAGTGATTCTGTAAAAGGTATCGGCATTGGTCTTTCTATCTGCAAAACTATTATTATGGCCCATGGCGGAACCATTAATGCCCAAAACCAGTTAAGCGGCGGAGCCCTGTTTACATTTACACTTCCCCTTGAAGGAGGCAATACATTTGAGCAAAAAGATTAA
- a CDS encoding response regulator encodes MSKKIKILVIEDEPTISKFIDATLSANHYKVIICRTGREGIELISSHCPDLVLLDLGLPDMDGLQVIKEVKEWSSLPILVVSARVDEQSKVEALDAGGDDYITKPFGTSELLARIRTALRHYTKADSKKGNVKNSYQTKDFLIDFDKHLVTVRGEEVHLTQIEYKLVSLLANNPGKVLTYDSIITKIWGPYAEKDNQILRVNMANIRRKIEKNPVEPEYILTEIGVGYRMVEDY; translated from the coding sequence TTGAGCAAAAAGATTAAAATACTCGTAATAGAAGATGAACCTACCATCAGTAAATTTATCGATGCTACGCTTTCTGCAAATCATTATAAGGTAATCATTTGCCGTACCGGTAGAGAAGGAATTGAACTTATCTCTTCTCATTGTCCGGATTTGGTCTTATTGGACCTGGGGCTTCCGGATATGGACGGACTTCAAGTCATTAAGGAAGTCAAGGAGTGGTCCTCCCTCCCTATATTGGTGGTATCTGCAAGGGTTGATGAACAATCGAAGGTAGAAGCTCTGGACGCAGGCGGTGATGACTACATTACTAAGCCCTTTGGCACCAGTGAATTACTGGCACGTATCAGAACCGCACTCAGACACTATACCAAAGCTGACAGCAAAAAAGGCAATGTAAAAAACAGCTATCAGACCAAGGATTTTCTAATAGATTTTGATAAACATCTGGTTACTGTCAGAGGGGAAGAGGTACATCTGACTCAAATAGAATATAAGCTGGTCTCCCTTCTTGCCAATAACCCTGGAAAAGTACTGACATATGATTCCATCATCACAAAAATATGGGGTCCCTATGCAGAAAAAGATAATCAGATTCTAAGAGTAAATATGGCTAATATACGCAGAAAGATTGAAAAGAATCCTGTGGAACCGGAATACATCCTGACAGAAATCGGTGTAGGGTACCGGATGGTAGAAGACTATTAA
- a CDS encoding D-2-hydroxyacid dehydrogenase, translated as MILSLLYNKNPYVTAIEEVTGEKVQVCPTKEEALRYLPETELIITIGGGNLSVPIDEEMLNAAPLLKWVFSISAGVEKLPLEELKTRGILTTNTSGVHAVTIAEYVMGGLLAMSHHYDRYIPLKKEKKWGNLISEEDMEGKTLLVIGAGHIGSEIGRKAKAFDIKVLGLKRKVCSLEGFDEVYRMDRLREVLPQADYVVMAAPLTAETYHLMGAEEFALMKNEAVFVNIARGDTVNEQDLIEALTEKKIKGALLDVFHEEPLPTESPLWELDNVLITPHSSAISKNVINKVIKMFEENYIKYKNGEKLINELY; from the coding sequence ATGATATTATCATTATTATATAACAAAAATCCTTATGTAACAGCCATAGAAGAAGTTACCGGTGAGAAGGTACAAGTCTGCCCGACCAAAGAAGAAGCCTTAAGGTATCTGCCTGAAACAGAACTTATTATAACCATCGGAGGAGGCAATTTGTCTGTTCCCATAGATGAAGAAATGTTAAATGCCGCACCCTTATTAAAATGGGTATTTAGTATAAGTGCCGGCGTGGAAAAGCTTCCCCTAGAGGAATTAAAGACAAGAGGAATCCTTACCACCAATACCAGCGGAGTGCATGCAGTTACCATTGCAGAATATGTTATGGGTGGACTTCTTGCCATGAGCCATCATTATGACAGGTATATCCCTCTTAAAAAGGAAAAGAAGTGGGGGAATCTGATATCAGAAGAAGACATGGAAGGAAAAACACTTCTGGTTATAGGAGCAGGACATATTGGCTCTGAAATTGGGAGAAAGGCTAAGGCCTTTGATATAAAAGTACTGGGTCTTAAGAGAAAGGTATGCAGTCTGGAAGGCTTTGATGAAGTATATAGGATGGATAGGTTAAGAGAAGTTCTGCCTCAGGCAGACTATGTGGTCATGGCAGCACCCCTTACCGCTGAGACCTATCATCTAATGGGGGCAGAAGAATTCGCACTCATGAAGAATGAGGCTGTTTTTGTTAATATTGCAAGGGGAGATACAGTCAACGAACAGGATTTGATAGAAGCCCTGACAGAAAAAAAGATTAAGGGTGCGCTTTTGGATGTTTTTCATGAAGAGCCACTCCCGACTGAAAGTCCCCTATGGGAGCTTGATAATGTTCTCATAACGCCTCATAGCTCCGCAATCTCTAAGAATGTAATTAATAAAGTCATAAAAATGTTTGAGGAAAATTATATAAAATACAAAAATGGTGAGAAGTTAATCAATGAATTGTATTAA
- a CDS encoding M3 family oligoendopeptidase has translation MKFKEIPYERIDMEEVKKGFEALIKEQKEAKSGQEQFEIHKKAYALRDKVLTQMTICEIRHTGNTVDEFYENENNYYDEKKPEFDDLTLQYSKTLLESPFRDYLEEKIGKVAFKNIELMAKSLDEKLIPLMQEENNLVSTYHKLIASAKIMFNGEELNISMLRKYLTDSDRNIRKEAWSKLSGFFQEKSGELDDIYDKMVKNRTAQAKLMGYSNYVELGYCRMNRNSYDKVMVKNFRDQVKKVFVPLATKVHEARREALGLDSLKFYDNEMYFNNGNPAPIGTPEEILRWGKEMYDDLSPETKEFFDYMYENELFDVLGRKNKQAGGYMTFLPDYKMPFIFANFNGTSSDVDVITHECGHAFQGYVVRDYEVEEHRDITMETAEIHSMSMEFFTDRYMEKFFGDRAEDYRKMHLAESVTFIPYGCMVDEFQHIVYENPDMTPDERKAVWMKLESEYRPHMDYADDPFFSKGGFWQRQLHIYASPFYYIDYCLAQTCALQYRIKMDKDYKKAWESYLALCKLSAKEFYEPMLKEVGLDSPFQDGCMKNIVEELTKTYYNN, from the coding sequence ATGAAGTTTAAAGAGATACCTTATGAACGCATTGATATGGAAGAGGTAAAGAAAGGCTTTGAGGCCTTAATTAAAGAGCAGAAGGAAGCAAAGAGCGGACAGGAGCAGTTTGAAATCCATAAAAAAGCCTACGCGTTGCGTGATAAGGTACTTACACAGATGACAATCTGTGAAATCAGGCATACAGGAAATACAGTTGATGAATTTTATGAGAATGAAAATAATTACTATGACGAGAAAAAGCCGGAGTTTGATGACCTTACGCTTCAATACTCCAAGACCCTCTTAGAGTCACCTTTCAGAGATTATCTGGAAGAGAAAATCGGAAAAGTAGCATTTAAGAATATCGAATTAATGGCCAAATCCCTGGATGAGAAGTTGATTCCCCTTATGCAGGAAGAAAACAATCTGGTATCCACCTATCATAAGCTGATTGCCAGTGCCAAGATTATGTTTAATGGGGAAGAACTTAACATCTCTATGTTAAGAAAATATCTGACGGATTCTGACCGTAATATCCGTAAAGAGGCTTGGAGTAAATTATCCGGCTTCTTCCAGGAAAAGAGCGGAGAACTGGATGATATTTATGATAAGATGGTAAAGAACCGTACAGCACAGGCTAAGCTGATGGGCTATTCTAATTATGTTGAACTGGGTTATTGCCGTATGAATCGTAACAGTTATGATAAAGTCATGGTTAAGAATTTTAGAGATCAGGTAAAGAAAGTTTTTGTTCCTTTGGCTACAAAGGTACATGAAGCAAGGAGAGAAGCTCTGGGATTGGATTCTTTAAAGTTTTATGATAATGAAATGTACTTTAACAATGGCAATCCGGCACCGATTGGAACTCCTGAAGAGATTCTAAGATGGGGCAAGGAGATGTATGATGATTTATCTCCTGAAACCAAAGAATTTTTTGATTATATGTATGAAAATGAATTATTTGACGTTTTAGGCAGAAAGAATAAACAGGCAGGTGGTTATATGACATTCCTGCCGGATTATAAAATGCCCTTTATCTTTGCTAATTTTAACGGAACCAGCTCCGATGTAGATGTTATAACACATGAGTGCGGTCATGCTTTCCAGGGATATGTGGTGAGAGACTATGAGGTAGAAGAACATAGGGATATCACTATGGAAACCGCAGAAATACATTCTATGTCCATGGAATTCTTTACAGATCGTTATATGGAAAAATTCTTTGGTGACAGAGCAGAGGATTACAGGAAGATGCACCTTGCGGAATCCGTCACTTTTATTCCCTATGGTTGTATGGTAGACGAATTCCAACATATTGTTTATGAAAATCCGGATATGACCCCAGATGAGAGAAAAGCTGTTTGGATGAAGCTTGAGAGTGAATACAGGCCCCATATGGATTATGCTGATGACCCCTTCTTTTCTAAGGGTGGATTCTGGCAGAGACAGCTTCATATTTACGCCAGTCCTTTCTACTATATTGATTATTGCCTTGCCCAGACTTGTGCACTACAATACCGCATAAAGATGGATAAGGATTATAAAAAGGCATGGGAGAGCTATCTTGCTCTTTGCAAACTCTCTGCGAAAGAATTCTATGAACCGATGTTAAAAGAAGTCGGACTTGATTCTCCTTTCCAGGATGGTTGTATGAAGAATATTGTTGAGGAACTTACAAAGACATACTATAATAACTAA
- a CDS encoding radical SAM protein, with amino-acid sequence MKKNIKEALQGFGIRKALQYLDSNPEKNIPQVLNWLIKIDKKGRYVGNQARLILSYMNNKDNNWYRLIQSLYTDIDSEVRKKLFENFIVNGVFLGGKRQHKARAKHQCNVPWAILLDPTSGCNLHCIGCWSAEYGNHLNMSFDTLDSIITQGKELGIYFYIYSGGEPLVRKKDIIALCKKHNDCSFLAFTNGTLIDEKFADAMLQVKNFVPAISVEGFREETDFRRGEGTFRAVEKAMETLRAKRLPFGISCCYTSKNTEVIASEKYFDYMIEKGAKFAWFFTYMPVGADAKPELLATAEQRELMYHRIREYRESKAIFTMDFWNDGEYVKGCIAGGRRYLHINANGDVEPCAFIHYSDSNVYQKTILEALKSPLFMEYHKNQPFNKNMLRPCPLLDNQGRLAEMVEKSGAKSTDLKNPENVRDLTEKCIPAADRWEVVADKLWENSHSCTYCDGCAARFHGLHKELDEKE; translated from the coding sequence ATGAAAAAAAATATTAAGGAGGCACTACAAGGTTTTGGCATTCGGAAAGCGCTTCAATATCTGGATTCCAATCCTGAAAAAAACATCCCGCAAGTTTTAAACTGGCTGATAAAGATTGACAAAAAGGGGAGATATGTTGGGAATCAGGCGAGGCTAATTCTGTCATATATGAATAATAAGGACAACAATTGGTACCGCCTTATTCAAAGTCTTTATACAGATATTGATAGTGAAGTAAGAAAGAAACTCTTTGAAAATTTTATTGTAAACGGAGTATTTTTAGGCGGGAAAAGACAGCATAAAGCCCGTGCAAAACATCAATGCAATGTACCCTGGGCGATCCTTCTCGACCCAACCTCAGGCTGTAATCTGCACTGTATAGGCTGTTGGTCGGCAGAATACGGAAATCATCTGAATATGAGCTTTGATACACTGGATAGCATTATAACCCAGGGAAAAGAATTGGGGATATACTTCTATATCTACTCCGGCGGCGAACCGCTGGTCCGAAAAAAGGACATTATAGCCCTATGCAAAAAGCATAATGACTGTTCCTTTCTTGCCTTCACCAACGGTACTTTAATTGACGAAAAATTTGCTGATGCGATGCTTCAGGTAAAGAACTTCGTCCCAGCTATCAGCGTGGAAGGTTTCAGGGAGGAGACAGATTTTAGAAGGGGAGAAGGAACCTTTCGGGCAGTGGAGAAGGCGATGGAAACTTTAAGAGCTAAGCGGCTTCCTTTTGGAATTTCCTGCTGTTATACCAGTAAAAATACGGAAGTGATTGCAAGTGAAAAGTATTTTGATTACATGATTGAAAAAGGAGCTAAATTTGCATGGTTCTTTACGTATATGCCGGTAGGAGCAGATGCTAAGCCGGAGCTTTTGGCAACAGCGGAGCAAAGAGAGCTTATGTATCATCGTATCAGGGAATATCGTGAAAGTAAGGCAATCTTTACGATGGACTTCTGGAATGACGGTGAATATGTAAAGGGGTGTATTGCAGGTGGCAGAAGATATCTTCATATTAATGCCAATGGTGATGTAGAGCCTTGTGCCTTTATTCATTATTCTGACAGCAATGTTTATCAAAAGACCATTCTGGAAGCTCTAAAGTCTCCTTTGTTCATGGAATACCATAAAAACCAGCCCTTTAACAAAAATATGCTAAGACCCTGCCCGCTTTTGGATAATCAAGGAAGACTTGCAGAAATGGTGGAGAAGTCTGGAGCAAAATCCACAGATCTAAAGAATCCGGAAAATGTGAGAGACCTAACAGAAAAATGTATACCCGCTGCTGACAGATGGGAAGTCGTTGCAGACAAACTCTGGGAAAACAGTCATAGCTGCACCTATTGCGACGGTTGTGCGGCAAGATTCCATGGTCTGCACAAAGAACTGGATGAGAAAGAATAG
- a CDS encoding cellulase family glycosylhydrolase yields MIQSMNKSYEVNNRELKGRKNTEKAVKKCLFVLGVLFLLGSLTACQKKADAPDPTPTPTAKVEEPAGTAKAEDNANSENKQSKNTEVITVTKREPISEDDFLKAKDKNLRNKSGEGEVVNLRGTNIGGWLFQEFWMTPTNPGTEVKDETGIYTYLEKKFGKDGMYDLVKLYQDNYFTEKDLDNCQNLGINCLRLPFWYRNIVDEKGEFYADWYKTFDWFIKEAGERGMYVILDFHGAPGSQNGSDHSGLDGGEDKMGASRFFFGEKAEVKKNQELFYKIWDEIAKRYAGNPVVAGYDLLNEPYCTYRYNSGKSDEELHRILWKVYDTAYDRIRALDKDHVIVMEATWDPVDLPDPTEYQWENVMYEYHNYLYDDYDNAAGKQITNMETKVNAIATADYNVPSYLGEFSYFNSTEAWDEGLMLLTAAGLNWTTWTYKCVSEYGNWGLYNQSVGDVTLENTSKEAIENVWGASGKSVENKDLSHVFTKYCVMPAAENSLGLKPVDFSEGQYSIKALHKNLYVSIQGDGSLLAADGEIKNYFHLIKGEKGTILLQAEDKSYITVDKTTKKLKAGGKTVKDADSFTLVEISDALYALKSSITGKYVCSDENLSGTPLIADRDSPSSWESFFITAK; encoded by the coding sequence ATGATTCAGAGTATGAATAAAAGCTATGAAGTTAATAACAGAGAGCTTAAAGGTAGAAAAAATACAGAAAAGGCAGTGAAGAAGTGTCTGTTTGTACTGGGAGTCTTGTTCCTGCTAGGGAGCCTTACAGCCTGCCAGAAGAAAGCAGATGCCCCTGATCCGACTCCCACACCGACAGCAAAAGTTGAAGAGCCTGCTGGTACAGCGAAAGCGGAGGACAATGCGAACTCTGAAAATAAACAGAGTAAGAATACGGAGGTAATTACAGTTACAAAGAGAGAGCCAATCAGTGAAGATGATTTTTTAAAAGCGAAGGATAAGAACCTGCGTAACAAGTCCGGTGAAGGAGAGGTGGTAAATCTTAGAGGCACCAATATTGGTGGCTGGCTTTTTCAGGAATTCTGGATGACACCTACTAATCCCGGAACAGAGGTAAAAGACGAGACAGGTATCTATACTTATCTGGAGAAAAAGTTCGGAAAAGATGGCATGTATGATTTGGTAAAGCTTTACCAGGATAATTATTTTACCGAAAAAGATCTTGATAACTGCCAGAATCTTGGAATAAACTGCTTAAGACTTCCTTTTTGGTACCGGAATATCGTAGACGAAAAGGGTGAGTTCTATGCAGATTGGTATAAGACCTTTGACTGGTTTATAAAAGAAGCGGGAGAGAGAGGAATGTATGTAATCCTTGACTTCCATGGAGCTCCGGGGTCTCAAAACGGCAGTGACCATTCTGGTCTTGACGGTGGAGAGGATAAGATGGGAGCCTCCAGGTTCTTCTTTGGTGAGAAAGCCGAAGTTAAGAAAAATCAGGAACTTTTCTATAAAATTTGGGATGAAATTGCTAAACGATATGCGGGAAATCCGGTAGTGGCAGGTTACGATCTGCTCAATGAGCCTTATTGTACCTACCGCTATAACTCAGGCAAAAGTGATGAGGAACTTCACCGTATTCTTTGGAAGGTATATGATACTGCTTATGACCGTATTCGTGCACTGGATAAGGACCACGTAATTGTAATGGAAGCAACCTGGGATCCTGTTGACTTGCCTGACCCCACTGAATACCAATGGGAAAACGTTATGTATGAATATCATAACTATCTTTATGATGATTATGATAATGCAGCAGGCAAACAGATAACCAACATGGAAACCAAGGTAAATGCAATTGCAACGGCTGATTATAATGTTCCCAGCTATTTAGGCGAATTCAGTTATTTTAATAGTACCGAGGCTTGGGATGAAGGTCTTATGTTACTGACAGCGGCTGGACTTAACTGGACTACCTGGACATATAAATGTGTTTCGGAATACGGTAATTGGGGACTGTATAACCAGTCGGTAGGAGATGTTACCCTGGAGAATACTTCAAAAGAGGCTATCGAAAATGTCTGGGGGGCCAGCGGCAAATCCGTAGAAAATAAAGATTTAAGCCATGTATTCACAAAGTACTGCGTAATGCCTGCGGCAGAGAATTCTCTTGGGTTAAAACCGGTTGATTTCTCAGAAGGGCAATACAGCATAAAAGCACTGCATAAGAATCTATATGTTTCTATTCAGGGAGATGGCAGTTTGCTGGCAGCAGATGGTGAAATAAAGAATTATTTTCACCTTATCAAGGGGGAAAAAGGAACCATACTTTTGCAAGCGGAGGATAAAAGCTATATAACGGTGGATAAAACTACAAAGAAATTAAAAGCCGGTGGAAAAACAGTAAAGGATGCCGATAGTTTCACCTTAGTTGAAATATCCGATGCGCTTTATGCTCTTAAGTCTTCCATAACAGGCAAATATGTCTGCTCTGATGAAAATCTCAGCGGAACTCCTTTAATTGCAGACCGAGACAGTCCAAGCAGCTGGGAGAGTTTTTTTATTACAGCAAAGTAA
- a CDS encoding glycoside hydrolase family 5 protein translates to MQENVVKGFLDVDGTRIINEEGKTVLLKGWGLGNWLLCEGYMWKSMGGERFDRPRRIEEVIEELTGAEYSKEFWMRFRENYINEADIRRMKELGYNSVRIPINSRLFLKEAPGLNWVEEGFLLLDRVIDWCEKYGLYAFIDLHGAPGGQTGANIDDCIDDMPRLFIDEDCFQKGIQLWKRLAERYSDRYIVGGYDLLNEPLRPKRHAKDKEVEYLVPRLCEFYEKATAEIRKVDKKHLLSIEGHHWATANDVFYKKYDDKMVIHFHRYACIPDKSCYRDYLELREKWNVPLWLGETGENTIEWFTAMYPLAESLGIGYNIWPWKKMDCTNSPCSVPMPKDWNLIIDYTNGGMHPGYDKAKEILEEYLHNMLLDNCDFKEEVSAAVLREPGSVIRGTDFDEFAVKGNSLFPEENLISGKGITYSGLHMEDNIYRYRLGTGMTIKEKHKDYQKKFGFDCGFLKYVVELAQEEYAGYSLNNIGEKSEISVSYYCKEAAVFEILQDERVLSVIECKPGEEQKSTGRLGLSQSRHSILTVKVIRGSIELEAIHTYRGEEIKE, encoded by the coding sequence ATGCAGGAGAATGTGGTAAAGGGATTTTTAGATGTAGATGGTACAAGAATTATTAACGAAGAGGGAAAGACGGTTCTCTTAAAAGGCTGGGGACTTGGCAACTGGCTTTTGTGTGAGGGATATATGTGGAAGTCCATGGGAGGTGAGCGCTTCGACAGGCCAAGAAGAATTGAAGAAGTAATTGAAGAGCTTACTGGTGCAGAGTATTCGAAGGAATTTTGGATGAGGTTTCGTGAGAATTATATTAACGAAGCTGATATTAGGAGGATGAAGGAGCTGGGGTATAATTCGGTTCGTATCCCTATTAACTCCAGACTATTTTTAAAGGAAGCTCCAGGGCTTAACTGGGTGGAGGAAGGTTTTTTACTTCTTGACAGGGTAATTGACTGGTGTGAGAAATACGGCCTGTATGCCTTTATCGACCTCCACGGTGCACCGGGCGGTCAGACCGGGGCAAATATCGATGATTGTATCGATGATATGCCGAGACTTTTTATTGATGAGGACTGTTTTCAGAAAGGGATACAGTTGTGGAAGCGCCTGGCTGAAAGGTATTCAGACCGATATATTGTCGGCGGCTATGATTTGTTGAATGAACCGCTAAGACCTAAGAGACATGCGAAGGATAAAGAAGTGGAGTATCTTGTTCCGCGCCTTTGTGAGTTTTATGAGAAAGCAACCGCAGAGATCAGAAAAGTAGATAAAAAGCACCTTCTAAGCATCGAGGGGCATCACTGGGCTACTGCCAATGATGTTTTTTATAAAAAATATGATGATAAGATGGTTATTCATTTCCATCGATATGCTTGCATTCCGGATAAATCCTGTTATAGAGACTACCTTGAGCTGAGAGAGAAATGGAATGTTCCTCTTTGGCTCGGAGAAACCGGAGAGAATACCATAGAGTGGTTTACGGCCATGTATCCCCTGGCTGAAAGTCTGGGTATTGGTTACAATATCTGGCCCTGGAAGAAGATGGACTGTACCAATTCACCCTGCTCTGTGCCTATGCCTAAAGATTGGAACCTGATAATTGATTACACCAATGGCGGTATGCATCCGGGCTATGACAAAGCAAAGGAAATATTAGAGGAATACCTGCACAATATGCTCCTTGATAACTGTGATTTCAAAGAAGAAGTATCAGCAGCAGTTCTTAGAGAACCCGGAAGTGTTATCAGAGGAACGGACTTTGATGAGTTTGCAGTAAAGGGGAACTCACTTTTCCCGGAGGAAAATCTTATTTCTGGCAAAGGGATAACCTATTCTGGGTTACATATGGAAGATAATATATACCGTTATCGTCTCGGTACCGGTATGACAATAAAAGAGAAGCATAAGGATTATCAGAAGAAATTCGGCTTTGATTGCGGATTCCTTAAGTATGTAGTGGAACTTGCACAGGAGGAGTATGCCGGGTACAGCCTGAATAATATCGGAGAAAAATCAGAGATTTCTGTAAGTTATTATTGTAAGGAAGCTGCTGTTTTTGAAATATTACAGGATGAAAGAGTCCTTTCTGTCATAGAGTGTAAGCCGGGAGAGGAACAAAAAAGCACCGGCAGACTTGGCTTAAGTCAAAGCAGACATTCTATACTTACCGTAAAAGTGATAAGAGGAAGTATCGAACTGGAAGCTATTCATACATATAGGGGAGAGGAAATCAAGGAATGA
- a CDS encoding Arc family DNA-binding protein encodes MKEKEKSKKQILLRLSPTLWNDLAAWAEDDYRSINGQIEFLLSECVRKRKGN; translated from the coding sequence ATAAAAGAAAAAGAGAAATCCAAAAAACAGATTCTTTTAAGACTGTCGCCGACATTATGGAATGACCTGGCCGCATGGGCAGAGGATGATTACCGCTCCATTAATGGTCAGATTGAATTCCTGCTGTCAGAGTGCGTACGAAAGCGAAAAGGAAATTAA